TTTATTCGGATGATCACGGTAAAACCTTTCTACTGAGTGAGTCTATCCCGACTCCGGGCAGCAATGAGTCTACGGCAGCTCAACTCAGCCACGATGGACTGATGATCAACGCCAGAAATCAGCAAGGGGATATTCGATCGCGGATCGTAGCGCTCAGCCGGGATGGAGGCCTGCACTGGGATCATATCTATTTTGATAGTCAACTCCCGGATCCGGTCTGTGAAGGATCTATTCTAAACCTGGGAGTGAAAAAAGGAAAACAGGTGCTGGCTTTTACCAATGCAGCGGATGAAAAAAGACGGGACCGACTGACCTTACGTATCAGTATGGACGAGGGTAAAACCTGGACCAAAAAAAGATTGTTGGATCAGGCACCGGACGAAGCCATTAAGGACTTTACGGCCTACTCCGATATAGTGAAAATGGATAAAAAGCATATAGGCGTATTATATGAAAGAGATGGCTATAAGCAGATTGTGTTTACAGTGGTAGACTGGAAAAAACTTTGATGAAATATTAGGAATGGTTATATAACAGAAGATAGAAATCAATTGACGACAAGTAAGATTAAGCTACAAACTTGACTTCGATGGGTCATGTTTTTTAAAAGAACAGAAAAGGTAATTTTGTTTTGTCTGAAAAGGTGTGATGTGGTCCACGGTGATACACTTTATTTTGCTAAACTCATTTTTGAAGGTGTTGGATAAGGTGTCTGCACTATATTTTTTGATACGGAGTCCACTGCATTGATCAGGTCCTGTTTCAGAAAATGTGCCCAGGACCAAATAACTTTTCACCGAATTGGCAGTTAGGTCGAGGTATGCTTTGATCTGGTCTGGGGAAGTGAGAAAATGAAAAGCTGCCCGGTCATGCCACAAATCGTATGCTCTATCAGCCTTAAAATCCAATACATCACTTACAAGCCAATTGACAGTTTTAGCTTTTTCACCTAACCTTATTTTAGCTTTTTCAAGAGCTTCCGCAGATATATCCAGTACCGTTAAATTGCTAAAGCCTTCTAAAATCAGGTGATCTACTAACTTGCTGTCACCGGCTCCTACATCTATTATACTGGCTGTCTTGTCAAGATTAAAGCTATGGATAAATTCCAAAGAGGTATAAGGAACTTCCTGGGTCCAACCTACCTCTGCAGCAGTTTTGGTCTTGTAAATTGTATCCCAATGATTTTGTGCCTCATACATCATACAAATGTACTGATCTTAGTAAAGGTATATCTGGGAATCATCATGCAATATGCCTGCACGATCACTTTGACTCTTCCAGTTTTTTGAGCATCGTCACAGCATTCTCATTTTTCGGATCCAGCTTAAGTGACTTTTGATAATTTATTTTTGCGAGGTCAAAGTCTTTATTCTTCATGAGTGCTTCGGCATAACTATCATATGTGTTGCCACTTTTTGGATAAAGCAAGGTATTGAGTTTAAATACCTCCAGCGCTAATTTGTTATAACCGTTTCCTAGGAGTTCATATCCTTGCCCATTTATATTTCTCTCTTCAATGGCAACATCTTTGGGATTGGATTTTATCAGTGCCTGGTAGGCTATGTAAGCGGAATCAAACTGACCTGACTCCAGGTATTCAAATGGGATCTTTTCATGGGCAAGCATCGAGACATAGCTTGATTCGATAGCTCCACTTTTCGGATTCAAGAAGGTTAGTTCCATTTTTTTTGATTGCAGGTTGGATTTGATTTTTATAGGTTTATCCTCTTCATGGATAATAAAGGTAGTGTCAGATATTTTAAACAGCTCCGAAGGTTTGCCTTCCAGTGTTTTTAAAAAAACCTTGTCTCCATCAGCATAAATCTTAATCAGTTTTTCATTTCCTTTATGATAGCGACCGGATATTTGCTGTATGGTCTGCGGACTAAGATCCATTTTTTTGTAGACAGGGAGATATTGGTTCCAATTATAAGTTAAGGCTACCGCATCGATCAGCTCATCTATAAATTCAGGTTGATTAGCATTGGTCAATATTATTACACCATAACCTTTATCTCTATGAGCCACCATCTGACTCGAGAAACCCTCATCCCAGCCTCCATGTCCAAAATAGACTTCGTCTTTTCTTTTATCAATAAAGATGCCTAAACCAATATAGTCAGTGACAAATGGAGTGAGCATATGATCAACCATGTTTTGTGTATGGACCACAGTACTTTTATGATTATAGGTCCGTTGGATATCAATAGCAAACAAGGCAAGGTCTTTGGCGGTAGTCCATAAGCCTGCTGCTGCCATCTCAGGATAGGTATGTCTCTTACCTTTGGTCATAGATCCATCAGGCAGATAACCGGTAGCTGCATGGGCCAACCAGGCATCTGATAAGGGTTGATCATAAGTGCTATGCATCATACCTAGCGGCTCTAATACCAGGTCGTGAGCGATAGACGGAAAGGGGCGGCCTTCAATATCGATCATCGCCTGCTGCATGATGCTGATCCCACCACCGGAATACCTAAAGCTTTCTCCTGGTGTTTTGTCTACCCGTATAGCCGGAGAGTTGGCGGGAGGCAGACCATCGAGCACTTGTACAAGGCCAGGGACCGGCAGATCAGGGCTATAGCCTAAAAATCCATGTACTGTGGTACCTCCGGTATGGCTTAAAAGATGCCTGAGCGTAACTTTTTTTGTCCTGGTGAATTCATTGTCCGGTAACTTCCAGGATTTTAAATAATCATTGATATTAGAGTCCAGTGATATCTTGTTTTGTGCTACCAGTTTTAGTGCTGCATAGGCGGCTACAGGCTTAC
The window above is part of the Saprospiraceae bacterium genome. Proteins encoded here:
- a CDS encoding class I SAM-dependent methyltransferase, encoding MMYEAQNHWDTIYKTKTAAEVGWTQEVPYTSLEFIHSFNLDKTASIIDVGAGDSKLVDHLILEGFSNLTVLDISAEALEKAKIRLGEKAKTVNWLVSDVLDFKADRAYDLWHDRAAFHFLTSPDQIKAYLDLTANSVKSYLVLGTFSETGPDQCSGLRIKKYSADTLSNTFKNEFSKIKCITVDHITPFQTKQNYLFCSFKKHDPSKSSL
- a CDS encoding serine hydrolase codes for the protein MKTNHLILLTILILQACSPAKAPESIADQIIQVESGLPKYPVYIEGDSTFSIEDRMAHYGVPGVSLAVINNFKIDWIKTYGVMDREDKTPVDTNTLFQAGSISKPVAAYAALKLVAQNKISLDSNINDYLKSWKLPDNEFTRTKKVTLRHLLSHTGGTTVHGFLGYSPDLPVPGLVQVLDGLPPANSPAIRVDKTPGESFRYSGGGISIMQQAMIDIEGRPFPSIAHDLVLEPLGMMHSTYDQPLSDAWLAHAATGYLPDGSMTKGKRHTYPEMAAAGLWTTAKDLALFAIDIQRTYNHKSTVVHTQNMVDHMLTPFVTDYIGLGIFIDKRKDEVYFGHGGWDEGFSSQMVAHRDKGYGVIILTNANQPEFIDELIDAVALTYNWNQYLPVYKKMDLSPQTIQQISGRYHKGNEKLIKIYADGDKVFLKTLEGKPSELFKISDTTFIIHEEDKPIKIKSNLQSKKMELTFLNPKSGAIESSYVSMLAHEKIPFEYLESGQFDSAYIAYQALIKSNPKDVAIEERNINGQGYELLGNGYNKLALEVFKLNTLLYPKSGNTYDSYAEALMKNKDFDLAKINYQKSLKLDPKNENAVTMLKKLEESK